From Candidatus Aenigmatarchaeota archaeon, a single genomic window includes:
- a CDS encoding 2-oxoacid:acceptor oxidoreductase family protein yields the protein MIEVRIHGRGGEGVKSCAEILGKAAFLSGFYTQDFSLYGAERRGAPVVSFVRIDEKPILERGYITKPDIILILDDTFEMGRMLKGSSEKTVVIINTSRAKKLGIDKKKNFIYLDATSIALETIGKPIPNTVMLGVLIKVLDGKIDFHNLELAIEEKLSKYPKNIIDANKEAAKKGYGSYG from the coding sequence ATGATAGAAGTTAGAATACACGGCAGAGGAGGGGAGGGAGTAAAATCCTGTGCAGAGATATTGGGTAAAGCTGCTTTTCTTTCCGGCTTCTACACCCAGGACTTCAGCTTATATGGCGCTGAAAGAAGGGGTGCTCCAGTGGTAAGTTTTGTCAGGATTGATGAAAAACCCATACTTGAAAGGGGGTATATAACTAAACCGGATATAATTTTAATTCTCGATGACACTTTCGAGATGGGCAGGATGTTAAAAGGTTCAAGCGAAAAAACAGTTGTAATAATAAACACGTCCAGAGCAAAGAAGCTCGGGATCGATAAAAAGAAAAATTTCATTTACTTGGATGCAACCTCAATAGCCCTTGAAACAATCGGAAAACCAATACCAAATACCGTGATGCTTGGAGTTTTAATAAAGGTTTTGGATGGGAAGATAGATTTCCATAATCTAGAATTGGCAATAGAAGAAAAACTCTCAAAATATCCCAAAAATATAATTGATGCCAATAAAGAGGCCGCAAAAAAAGGATATGGTAGTTATGGCTAA
- a CDS encoding 4Fe-4S dicluster-binding protein, with product MPIKRPQKKDMVVMAKKSVGIEKIEYLGKKGIPYLEASGNSVKRNVGNWRVFRPVIDKNKCIKCRQCWISCPESAIKLDEKDVPRVDYKTCKGCLICMDVCPVKCIQKVREGHE from the coding sequence ATGCCAATAAAGAGGCCGCAAAAAAAGGATATGGTAGTTATGGCTAAAAAATCTGTCGGCATAGAAAAAATAGAATATCTTGGGAAAAAAGGCATCCCATACTTAGAGGCAAGTGGAAATAGTGTTAAAAGGAATGTTGGGAATTGGAGGGTTTTTAGGCCAGTAATAGATAAAAATAAATGCATAAAATGCAGGCAGTGCTGGATATCCTGCCCAGAATCAGCAATAAAACTTGATGAAAAGGATGTTCCAAGAGTTGACTACAAAACCTGTAAAGGCTGCCTTATTTGCATGGATGTTTGTCCGGTAAAATGTATACAAAAGGTGAGGGAGGGGCATGAATAA